The following coding sequences are from one Eucalyptus grandis isolate ANBG69807.140 chromosome 11, ASM1654582v1, whole genome shotgun sequence window:
- the LOC104426190 gene encoding nucleoside diphosphate kinase 2, chloroplastic — MEGVVGVAAARIGAAGRCVSSPSPAAASGRGGVVCRPRAVLSCAPSSPNLRTADRRHVHLSSFPSTSHLFCPAPHAAARRRTGPRIFLPHLVASSEQVEETYIMVKPDGVQRGLVGEIISRFERKGFKLSGLKLFRCPRELAEEHYKDLQSKPFFPKLIEYITSGPVVCMAWEGVGVVASARKLIGSTNPLQAEPGTIRGDLAVQTGRNVVHGSDSPENGQREIALWFKEGELCQWTPAQAPWLRE; from the exons atggagggCGTGGTAGGAGTCGCTGCCGCGAGGATTGGAGCCGCTGGTCGCTGCGTCTCGTCGCCTTCCCCAGCTGCCGCGAGCGGGAGAGGTGGAGTTGTCTGCAGGCCTCGAGCCGTCTTATCCTGCGCACCGTCCTCCCCTAACCTGCgcaccgccgaccgccgccaTGTCCACCTGTCGTCGTTCCCGTCGACCTCGCACCTGTTCTGCCCCGCCCCTCATGCCGCCGCTCGCCGTCGCACCGGACCTCGCATTTTCCTCCCTCATTTGGTCGCTTCCTCg GAGCAAGTGGAAGAGACTTACATTATGGTAAAGCCAGACGGCGTTCAGCGTGGCCTG GTTGGGGAAATAATTTCGAGATTTGAGAGGAAGGGGTTCAAATTGTCTGGCTTGAAGCTCTTCCGGTGCCCTAGAGAATTGGCTGAG GAACACTATAAGGATCTTCAGTCCAAGCCATTCTTCCCTAAATTGATCGAGTATATCACATCTGGACCAGTTGTTTGTATG GCTTGGGAGGGTGTTGGTGTTGTTGCCTCAGCACGAAAGTTGATAGGGTCAACAAATCCTCTTCAAGCTGAGCCTGGAACGATAAGAGGAGATCTTGCAGTGCAAACTGGAAG GAATGTGGTTCATGGCAGCGACAGCCCTGAGAATGGCCAACGTGAAATTG CTCTTTGGTTCAAAGAAGGCGAATTGTGCCAATGGACACCCGCTCAAGCTCCATGGCTAAGGGAGTGA
- the LOC104426191 gene encoding uncharacterized protein LOC104426191, giving the protein MLGRVRGPSSSPDSLERSTAKLLKHDSLSIYEATLLKLKQGSQQFQGSPTSEFVQPHDHSAGSSDCGAAMTMDCDCSCPNPSDSQLKLPHEKNAITVNDACILSSAGDAHVTVNLKQRINGDVSILHLFSKYKSSQHSASNSKMVTMETNCSSIVPPSPGDYRSLGNIEQECVGS; this is encoded by the exons atgTTGGGAAGAGTGAGAGGGCCGTCTTCGTCGCCGGACAGTCTGGAGAGGTCGACGGCCAAGCTCCTCAAGCACGATTCCCTCTCCATCTACG AAGCGACGCTTTTAAAGCTTAAACAGGGTTCTCAGCAGTTCCAAGGTTCGCCAACTAGTGAGTTCGTGCAGCCACATGATCACTCCGCAGGAAGCTCTGACTGTGGGGCTGCAATGACCATGGATTGTGACTGTAGTTGTCCGAATCCTTCAGATTCACAGCTCAAATTGCCGCATGAAAAGAATGCGATAACCGTAAATGATGCCTGCATCTTGTCAAGTGCTGGCGACGCTCATGTGACGGTCAACTTGAAACAGAGAATCAATGGCGATGTATCGATTCTTCATCTGTTTTCCAAATACAAAAGCTCACAGCATTCTGCTTCAAATAGCAAAATGGTGACGATGGAGACTAATTGTTCGTCAATTGTTCCACCAAGTCCTGGTGACTACCGATCTCTCGGAAACATCGAACAAGAATGTGTCGGCTCATGA